Proteins encoded in a region of the Pedosphaera parvula Ellin514 genome:
- a CDS encoding SDR family NAD(P)-dependent oxidoreductase — protein MKQWALITGASQGIGYEFTMLFAANGYNLILVARDQKRLEEVADEVSSKYKVTVKVIPKDLSQPAAALDIFNEIKGDGLEVEVLINNAGFGLQGPFTEIELSKHLALIQVNITALVELTHLLARPMVKRGSGRILNVASTAAFQPGPFMAMYYASKAFVYSFSCALARELKGTGVTVTTLNPGITRSQFHSRAHLKRDVGMVMMEADQVARIGYDALMHGKPNITAGFINKLSSSVSKALPTRFTTNIAARLNRQNGG, from the coding sequence ATGAAACAATGGGCTTTGATTACGGGTGCATCGCAAGGTATTGGCTACGAGTTCACGATGCTTTTTGCCGCCAATGGCTACAATCTCATATTGGTTGCCCGAGACCAAAAACGGTTGGAAGAAGTGGCAGACGAGGTGAGTTCAAAATACAAAGTGACTGTAAAGGTGATCCCCAAGGACCTGTCGCAACCCGCTGCAGCACTGGACATATTTAATGAAATCAAAGGCGATGGCCTCGAAGTCGAGGTGCTCATCAACAACGCCGGCTTCGGGTTGCAAGGTCCTTTCACCGAAATTGAACTCTCAAAGCACCTGGCTTTGATCCAGGTAAACATTACTGCCTTGGTGGAACTCACGCACCTTCTTGCCAGGCCCATGGTAAAACGCGGTTCAGGCCGCATCCTGAATGTTGCCAGCACTGCCGCCTTTCAACCGGGACCGTTCATGGCTATGTATTATGCCAGCAAGGCCTTTGTTTATTCCTTCTCGTGTGCGCTCGCCAGGGAGTTGAAGGGAACCGGCGTCACCGTCACCACTCTGAATCCCGGCATTACCCGCTCGCAATTTCACAGCCGCGCCCACTTAAAACGGGATGTGGGCATGGTGATGATGGAGGCGGATCAGGTGGCAAGGATTGGATATGACGCGCTCATGCACGGCAAACCCAACATCACCGCCGGTTTCATTAACAAGCTGAGTTCCAGCGTATC
- a CDS encoding DUF72 domain-containing protein — MKPVYIGTSVWSYKDWGSAFYPGNLPQTHHFAYYATQFPTVEINNSFYRLPTPKTVAGWRDSAPEAFMYAVKGSRFITHMKKLANLGGALDTFFERIEPLQQKISIILWQLPRLLHKDVSRLDDFLGQLPNHYRYAVEFRHVSWEDEAVFKVLKKHEVTHVNLSSAGMPKNLTVTSNIIYIRFHGLAGGAAHNYTRHELEPWAEFIQDHPHHKVYAYFNNDVCSRAPNNAKLLMAMVGERAERAISHDYANMNSR; from the coding sequence ATGAAACCAGTGTACATCGGCACCAGCGTCTGGTCTTACAAGGATTGGGGAAGCGCATTTTATCCTGGGAACCTTCCCCAAACCCACCATTTCGCCTATTACGCCACCCAGTTCCCCACAGTGGAGATCAACAATAGTTTTTACCGGCTGCCCACCCCCAAGACCGTTGCTGGTTGGCGTGATAGTGCTCCTGAAGCATTCATGTACGCCGTCAAAGGCAGCCGTTTTATTACGCACATGAAAAAGTTGGCCAATCTGGGTGGCGCCTTGGACACCTTTTTCGAACGGATCGAGCCCTTGCAGCAAAAGATTAGCATCATCCTGTGGCAATTACCCCGCCTCCTTCACAAAGACGTTTCCCGCCTGGATGATTTTCTAGGCCAGTTGCCAAACCATTACCGGTACGCCGTCGAATTCCGGCATGTCTCCTGGGAGGATGAGGCCGTTTTCAAGGTTCTGAAAAAGCATGAAGTTACACACGTTAATTTGAGCTCCGCCGGAATGCCTAAAAACCTGACCGTAACATCTAATATAATCTATATCCGCTTCCACGGACTTGCCGGGGGTGCCGCGCATAACTATACCCGACATGAGCTCGAACCTTGGGCGGAGTTTATCCAGGACCACCCGCATCATAAGGTCTATGCCTACTTCAACAATGACGTCTGCAGCCGGGCGCCAAACAACGCCAAATTGCTCATGGCCATGGTCGGAGAACGAGCTGAACGCGCAATTTCCCACGATTATGCTAATATGAATTCCAGATGA